In a genomic window of Mycolicibacillus parakoreensis:
- a CDS encoding GNAT family N-acetyltransferase, with protein sequence MTDTAPILPRELTDDLTDAVRAVPGPPIPRLAEPFAIRVVDPDADAPMIAEWMNRPHLAESWEYAWPVDRWHRYLSAQLAGTFSRPLLVSLRGKDQGYVEVYRAAKDSIGPRYDADPYDVGIHAAIADVAIINRGIAPLLLPRIVASVFDRDPRCRRIMFDPDHRNTVVRRMCEFVGCTFLGEHDMANRRMALYALARPAEGDAASAQSDGEAPNNSA encoded by the coding sequence ATGACCGACACCGCACCGATCCTGCCGCGCGAACTCACCGATGACCTCACCGACGCCGTCCGGGCGGTGCCCGGCCCCCCGATTCCGCGGTTGGCCGAGCCGTTCGCGATCCGCGTGGTCGACCCCGACGCCGACGCCCCGATGATCGCCGAATGGATGAACCGGCCGCACCTGGCGGAGAGCTGGGAGTACGCCTGGCCGGTCGACCGTTGGCACCGGTACCTCAGTGCGCAGCTCGCCGGGACCTTCTCGCGTCCGTTGCTGGTCAGCTTGCGCGGGAAAGACCAAGGCTACGTCGAGGTCTACCGGGCGGCGAAGGATTCCATCGGCCCGCGTTACGACGCCGACCCCTACGACGTGGGGATCCACGCAGCCATCGCCGACGTGGCGATCATCAACCGGGGGATCGCGCCGTTGCTGTTGCCGCGCATCGTGGCCAGCGTGTTCGACCGCGACCCGCGGTGCCGGCGGATCATGTTCGACCCCGATCATCGCAACACCGTGGTGCGGCGGATGTGCGAGTTCGTCGGCTGCACCTTCCTCGGCGAACACGACATGGCCAACCGGAGGATGGCGCTGTATGCCCTTGCGCGCCCGGCCGAGGGCGACGCGGCGAGCGCTCAGTCCGACGGGGAGGCCCCGAACAACTCGGCGTAG
- a CDS encoding SDR family NAD(P)-dependent oxidoreductase, with protein MLFGRSPRRSHRAAAVVTGAGSGIGAAFARELARRGGAVVCSDIDEAGAERTAAAITADGGRATALRCDVSQVADVTKLATDAQGWFDGPPTLVVNNAGVGAGGTSIGTMPIDDWTWTLGVNLWGPIHGCHVFTPVLRAAHGNQPRGIINVASAASFGAAPNMAAYNVSKAGVLSLSETLAAELSGTGIGVTVLCPTFVKTNIVDAGRITAQSVELAGRLMRWTGFSADRVARTCLDTHDRGSLYCMPQLDAKIGWGIKRFAPEIYTRGIGLVSRTGPH; from the coding sequence ATGCTCTTCGGCCGGTCCCCCAGACGCAGCCACCGGGCGGCGGCGGTGGTGACCGGCGCCGGCAGCGGCATCGGAGCGGCGTTCGCCCGCGAGCTCGCTCGCCGCGGCGGGGCGGTGGTCTGCAGCGATATCGATGAGGCGGGCGCCGAACGCACCGCCGCGGCGATCACCGCCGACGGCGGGCGGGCCACCGCGCTGCGCTGCGACGTGTCCCAGGTGGCCGATGTGACGAAACTGGCGACCGACGCCCAGGGCTGGTTCGACGGCCCGCCCACCCTGGTCGTCAACAACGCCGGCGTCGGCGCCGGCGGCACCTCGATCGGGACGATGCCGATCGACGACTGGACCTGGACCCTCGGGGTCAACCTGTGGGGCCCCATCCACGGCTGCCACGTGTTCACCCCGGTCCTGCGTGCCGCGCACGGCAACCAACCGCGCGGCATCATCAACGTCGCCTCGGCCGCGTCGTTCGGCGCCGCACCGAACATGGCCGCCTACAACGTCTCCAAGGCGGGTGTGCTGTCGCTCTCGGAGACCCTGGCCGCCGAACTGTCCGGCACCGGGATCGGTGTGACCGTGTTGTGCCCGACGTTCGTCAAGACCAACATCGTCGATGCCGGCCGGATCACCGCGCAATCGGTCGAGCTCGCTGGCCGCTTGATGCGCTGGACCGGGTTCTCCGCCGACCGGGTCGCACGCACCTGTCTGGACACCCACGATCGCGGATCGCTGTACTGCATGCCCCAACTGGACGCCAAGATCGGGTGGGGCATCAAACGGTTCGCCCCCGAGATATACACCCGCGGCATCGGTCTGGTCTCCCGCACCGGGCCGCACTGA
- a CDS encoding non-ribosomal peptide synthetase, with translation MADGAISVDEVRAEVAGLLGVASHSVDSGADLVEQGLDSIRMMTLAGRWRKQGIDIDFATLAADPTIEAWVERLAAATAPAPPPVPDPDEEPSAPFPLAPMQHALWVGRQDNQPLGGVAGHLYVEFDGTDLDPHRLSAAADALAARHPMLRVEFHPDGTQQIGSLDAGLPVAVNDLRDCCEADVEERLARTREDKSHQQLDGQVFELTLTRLPGGRSRLHVDLDMQAGDAMSYRTLMADLAALYGGSALPELTYTYRDYRRQMRRRSAHDDPAHVGDRQWWAQRLPDLPDPPRLPAAAHTTSRRSTRRWHWLDPRARDALFTAARARGVTPAMALAASFAHTVASWSASPRFLLNLPLFGREQLHPEVDDLVGDFTSSLLLDVDPGRAPTATERARHVQDVMRTAATHAGYSGLSVLRDLGRHRGTQVLAPVVFTSALGLGELFAPQVTDTFGQPVWIISQGPQVLLDAQVTEFDGGVLVNWDVREEAFLPGVVDAMFAHHVAEITRLTEDEAAWDAADPAALPAAQRAVRDAANATTAVPSGEALHDGFFRHADARPDAPAVFADCGDLTYGQLREQALAIAAALRANGIGAGDTVAVIGPKCAEQIPAVLGVVAVGAAYLPIGADQPPDRAAQILTAGSVRAALLCGDAPEPPVAALRVAEVLGARGGEHAEAVLPPSDPGALAYVLFTSGSTGAPKGVEVTHDAAMNTVEFFHRHFQIGPADRWLTLATLEADMSVLEIFGALCAGGAVVVVDEAQRTDPDRWVRLIETHRVTALNFMPGWLQMLLDAATDRGGAPLASLRTVAVGGDWVRPELARRLHAVAPDARFAGLGGATETAVHATICETVDPPADWVAVPYGIPLPNNACRVVDATGHDSPDWVPGELWVSGRGIARGYRGLPELTAQKFVAHQGRTWYRTGDLARYWPDGTLEFVGRADHRVKVSGYRIELGDVEAALRRVTAVTGAVAAVVEAGDSEVLAAAVSVTDPARGAAQIRADLADLVPSHMVPRHVLVIDAIPFTVAGKIDRRAVSAHLTAAVATAGSPDYRAPSTPLEAALAGIFGAVLGADRIGVDDDFFALGGDSVLATAAVARVRTWLDAPEAMVADIFATRTVAELAARLSAREPDPGRLHRVAEVYLEIIGMDGAEVLDQIGSR, from the coding sequence GTGGCGGATGGGGCGATCAGCGTCGACGAGGTGCGCGCCGAAGTCGCGGGCCTGCTCGGGGTGGCATCCCACAGTGTCGACTCCGGTGCCGACCTGGTTGAACAGGGCCTGGACTCCATCCGGATGATGACGCTGGCCGGGCGCTGGCGCAAGCAGGGCATCGACATCGATTTCGCCACCTTGGCCGCCGATCCCACGATCGAAGCCTGGGTTGAGCGACTGGCTGCGGCGACCGCTCCAGCGCCACCGCCGGTGCCCGACCCCGATGAGGAGCCGTCGGCGCCGTTTCCGCTGGCTCCGATGCAGCACGCCCTGTGGGTCGGCCGCCAGGACAACCAACCGTTGGGCGGGGTCGCCGGTCACCTGTATGTGGAGTTCGACGGCACCGACCTCGATCCGCACCGTCTGAGCGCCGCGGCGGACGCACTCGCCGCGCGTCACCCGATGCTGCGCGTCGAGTTCCACCCCGACGGCACCCAGCAGATCGGATCGCTCGATGCTGGTCTGCCGGTCGCGGTCAACGACCTCCGCGACTGCTGTGAGGCCGACGTGGAGGAGCGACTTGCGCGGACCCGCGAGGACAAATCGCATCAGCAACTGGACGGACAGGTCTTCGAGCTCACGCTGACGCGGCTGCCGGGCGGGCGCTCCCGGCTGCACGTGGACCTGGATATGCAAGCCGGCGACGCGATGAGTTATCGCACCTTGATGGCGGATCTGGCTGCGCTGTACGGCGGCAGCGCTCTGCCGGAGCTGACCTACACCTACCGGGACTACCGCCGGCAGATGCGGCGCCGGTCGGCCCACGACGATCCGGCCCACGTCGGTGACCGACAGTGGTGGGCGCAGCGGTTGCCCGACCTGCCCGACCCGCCACGGTTGCCGGCCGCCGCGCACACCACGTCGCGGCGTAGCACGCGGCGCTGGCACTGGTTGGATCCGCGGGCCCGTGACGCGCTGTTCACTGCGGCGCGGGCACGCGGGGTCACCCCGGCGATGGCGCTGGCCGCCTCGTTCGCCCACACGGTGGCCTCCTGGTCAGCCAGCCCGCGATTCCTGCTGAATCTTCCGCTGTTCGGGCGCGAACAACTCCACCCCGAGGTCGACGACCTGGTCGGCGATTTCACCTCGTCGTTGTTGCTCGATGTCGACCCGGGTCGCGCACCCACCGCGACCGAGCGGGCACGCCACGTGCAGGACGTGATGCGCACCGCTGCCACGCACGCCGGCTACAGCGGACTGTCGGTCCTGCGCGATCTCGGCCGTCACCGGGGCACCCAGGTGTTGGCCCCGGTGGTCTTCACCAGCGCCCTCGGGCTCGGTGAACTGTTCGCCCCGCAGGTCACCGACACGTTCGGCCAGCCGGTGTGGATCATCTCCCAGGGCCCCCAGGTGCTCCTCGATGCCCAGGTCACCGAGTTCGACGGCGGGGTGCTGGTGAACTGGGACGTGCGCGAGGAGGCCTTTTTGCCCGGTGTCGTCGACGCCATGTTCGCCCATCACGTCGCCGAAATCACCCGGCTGACCGAGGATGAGGCGGCCTGGGACGCCGCGGACCCCGCGGCGCTGCCGGCGGCCCAGCGCGCGGTGCGCGATGCGGCCAACGCCACCACGGCGGTGCCCAGCGGGGAGGCGCTGCACGACGGATTCTTCCGCCACGCCGACGCACGGCCCGACGCCCCGGCGGTGTTCGCCGACTGCGGTGATCTGACCTACGGTCAACTGCGCGAGCAGGCGCTGGCGATCGCAGCGGCCCTGCGGGCCAACGGGATCGGCGCCGGGGACACCGTCGCGGTGATCGGGCCCAAATGCGCCGAACAGATCCCCGCGGTCCTCGGCGTCGTGGCGGTCGGCGCCGCCTATCTGCCGATCGGCGCCGACCAGCCGCCCGACCGGGCGGCGCAGATCCTGACGGCCGGTTCGGTGCGCGCCGCGCTGCTGTGTGGCGACGCCCCGGAGCCGCCCGTTGCGGCGCTGCGCGTCGCCGAGGTGCTCGGTGCCCGCGGCGGCGAGCACGCCGAGGCGGTCCTGCCGCCGAGCGACCCGGGTGCACTGGCCTATGTGCTGTTCACCTCGGGGTCGACCGGAGCGCCCAAGGGCGTGGAGGTGACCCACGACGCGGCGATGAACACCGTCGAATTCTTCCACCGCCACTTCCAGATCGGTCCAGCCGACCGGTGGCTCACGTTGGCCACGCTGGAGGCCGACATGTCCGTGTTGGAGATCTTCGGTGCGTTGTGCGCCGGTGGGGCCGTGGTGGTGGTCGACGAGGCGCAGCGCACCGACCCGGATCGCTGGGTGAGGTTGATCGAGACCCACCGGGTCACGGCACTGAACTTCATGCCGGGCTGGTTGCAGATGCTGCTCGACGCCGCGACCGACCGGGGCGGGGCACCGCTGGCGTCGCTGCGGACGGTGGCGGTCGGCGGCGACTGGGTACGCCCCGAGTTGGCCCGCCGGCTCCACGCGGTCGCCCCCGACGCCCGCTTCGCCGGGCTGGGCGGGGCGACCGAAACCGCCGTGCACGCCACGATCTGCGAAACCGTCGACCCGCCCGCGGACTGGGTTGCGGTGCCCTACGGCATTCCACTGCCCAACAACGCGTGTCGGGTGGTCGACGCGACCGGTCATGACAGCCCGGACTGGGTCCCTGGCGAGCTGTGGGTATCCGGACGCGGCATCGCCCGCGGTTACCGCGGTCTGCCCGAGCTGACGGCGCAGAAGTTCGTCGCCCACCAGGGACGCACCTGGTATCGCACCGGTGACCTGGCACGGTACTGGCCCGACGGCACCCTGGAATTCGTTGGGCGCGCGGACCATCGTGTGAAGGTCAGCGGCTACCGCATCGAACTGGGCGACGTGGAGGCCGCCTTGCGTCGGGTGACTGCCGTGACGGGCGCTGTTGCGGCGGTCGTCGAGGCCGGCGACTCGGAGGTGCTGGCCGCCGCCGTCAGCGTTACGGACCCGGCTCGTGGTGCCGCGCAGATCCGCGCCGATCTGGCGGATTTGGTGCCGTCGCACATGGTTCCCCGCCACGTGCTGGTGATCGACGCGATCCCGTTCACCGTGGCCGGAAAGATCGATCGTCGCGCGGTTTCCGCTCATTTGACCGCTGCGGTCGCCACGGCGGGCTCGCCGGACTATCGGGCCCCGTCGACCCCGCTGGAGGCGGCACTGGCCGGTATCTTCGGCGCGGTGCTCGGTGCCGACCGGATCGGCGTCGATGACGACTTCTTCGCTCTGGGCGGGGATTCGGTTCTGGCCACCGCCGCCGTTGCGCGGGTCCGGACGTGGCTGGACGCCCCGGAGGCGATGGTGGCCGACATCTTCGCGACCCGTACGGTCGCGGAGTTGGCCGCTCGACTCAGCGCGCGTGAGCCCGATCCGGGCCGCCTGCACCGGGTTGCGGAAGTGTATCTGGAGATCATCGGCATGGACGGCGCCGAGGTCCTAGACCAGATCGGTTCCCGCTGA
- a CDS encoding acyl carrier protein: protein MTSSTPATVRSALHEILRDDLNVDVSRVTPESRLIDDVGLDSVAFAVGMVAIEDKTGAVLSEEDLLTCDTVAELEAAIAAKVPAAQ, encoded by the coding sequence ATGACTTCGTCTACTCCCGCCACCGTACGCAGCGCGCTGCACGAGATTCTTCGCGACGATCTCAACGTCGATGTCAGCCGGGTGACACCGGAATCCCGGCTCATCGACGACGTCGGGTTGGATTCGGTGGCCTTCGCGGTCGGCATGGTGGCCATCGAGGACAAAACGGGGGCGGTCCTCAGCGAAGAGGATCTGCTGACCTGCGACACGGTGGCCGAACTCGAGGCGGCCATCGCGGCCAAGGTGCCCGCCGCCCAGTGA
- a CDS encoding ferritin-like domain-containing protein, with product MTIDMDVMLTKIKDRQWALADIDWEAPGAETITAAMRPKLKAFMADLCWIENIGARGFAAMARKAPTATLAEIYRYFHAEEQRHANAELALMKRWGMLDEAEMPEPNVNIRLAMQWLDDYADEMPLSVLGTVIPMLEVALDGALLKFLLDEVDDPVCHQVFEKINNDESRHIAVDFAVLELIGHSTTRKLMIEFVGNIASPGVIVGALMAVPLFNRVRNEIIGMGMDPQRLYTALMRFQQFGDRGEKTQKVPAYQLIKGYAKMFANPDSRYHLLANPTVWLSDLYPRRLLKPIPSWFKELTHEPAA from the coding sequence ATGACCATCGACATGGACGTCATGCTCACCAAGATCAAGGACCGCCAGTGGGCGCTGGCCGACATCGACTGGGAGGCCCCGGGCGCGGAGACCATCACCGCCGCGATGCGGCCCAAGCTGAAGGCCTTCATGGCCGACCTGTGCTGGATCGAGAACATCGGCGCCCGCGGGTTCGCGGCGATGGCGCGCAAGGCGCCCACCGCGACGCTGGCCGAGATCTACCGTTATTTCCACGCCGAGGAACAGCGCCACGCCAATGCCGAACTGGCACTGATGAAGCGCTGGGGAATGCTCGACGAAGCCGAGATGCCCGAACCCAACGTCAACATCCGCCTGGCCATGCAGTGGCTGGACGACTACGCCGACGAGATGCCGCTGTCGGTGCTGGGCACCGTCATTCCGATGCTGGAGGTCGCCCTGGACGGGGCCTTGTTGAAATTTCTGCTCGACGAGGTCGATGACCCGGTCTGCCACCAGGTGTTCGAGAAGATCAACAACGACGAATCCCGGCACATCGCCGTCGACTTCGCGGTGTTGGAACTCATCGGACACAGCACGACGCGCAAGCTGATGATCGAGTTCGTCGGCAACATCGCCTCACCGGGGGTGATCGTCGGGGCGCTGATGGCGGTTCCGCTGTTCAACCGCGTGCGCAACGAGATCATCGGGATGGGCATGGACCCGCAGCGCCTCTACACCGCGCTGATGCGTTTTCAGCAGTTCGGCGACCGCGGCGAGAAAACCCAGAAAGTGCCCGCCTACCAACTGATCAAGGGCTACGCCAAGATGTTCGCCAACCCCGACAGCCGGTATCACCTGCTGGCCAACCCGACGGTCTGGCTCTCCGACCTCTACCCGCGTCGGCTGCTCAAACCGATTCCCAGTTGGTTCAAGGAACTGACCCACGAGCCGGCGGCCTGA
- the mbtN gene encoding mycobactin biosynthesis acyl-ACP dehydrogenase MbtN, whose amino-acid sequence MTAAITDYRALLDDVFDQRVTDWTAEAEASERFPRKLIEYLGDCGVFAQKWGEDTQPNVARLIELAFALGRTGSAGIGVGVSLHDSAIAILRRFGRSEYLRTLADQAIRGQAVLCIGASEESGGSDLQIVETEVHTEGDGYRVRGVKKFVSLSPIADHIMVVARSVDGDPNSRHGNVLVIAVPTAQVDVQQPYRKVGAGPLDTAAVHIDTWVRPDALIARPGTGLAAISWGLAHERMSIAGQVASSCQLVLGVTHARMVNRRQFGATLFEHQALRLRLADLQARVDLLRHGLHGIAAQGRLDLRAAAAVKVSAARLGEEVIGECMHIFGGSGYLIDETPLGRWWRDMKLARVGGGTDEVLWELVAAGMRPDHDGYAELFGASPSD is encoded by the coding sequence ATGACCGCCGCGATCACCGATTACCGGGCCCTGCTGGACGACGTGTTCGATCAGCGGGTCACCGACTGGACCGCCGAAGCCGAAGCCAGTGAACGGTTTCCACGCAAGCTGATCGAATACCTCGGGGACTGCGGGGTGTTCGCCCAGAAGTGGGGCGAGGACACCCAGCCGAACGTGGCCCGACTGATCGAGTTGGCGTTCGCGCTGGGCCGCACGGGGTCCGCCGGCATCGGGGTGGGAGTCAGCCTGCACGACTCGGCCATCGCGATCCTGCGACGCTTCGGGCGCTCGGAGTATCTGCGCACCCTCGCCGATCAGGCGATCCGCGGGCAGGCGGTGCTCTGCATCGGCGCGTCCGAGGAATCCGGGGGCTCGGATCTGCAGATCGTGGAGACCGAGGTCCACACCGAGGGCGACGGCTACCGGGTGCGCGGGGTCAAAAAGTTCGTCTCGCTGTCCCCGATCGCCGACCACATCATGGTGGTGGCCCGCAGCGTCGACGGCGACCCGAACAGCCGGCACGGCAACGTGCTGGTGATCGCGGTGCCCACCGCGCAGGTCGACGTCCAACAGCCCTACCGCAAGGTCGGGGCGGGACCGTTGGACACCGCCGCGGTGCACATCGACACCTGGGTTCGCCCCGACGCGCTCATCGCGCGCCCGGGAACCGGGCTGGCCGCGATCTCCTGGGGACTGGCCCATGAACGCATGTCGATCGCCGGGCAGGTCGCCTCCTCGTGCCAACTGGTGTTGGGGGTCACCCACGCCCGCATGGTCAACCGCCGCCAATTCGGCGCCACCCTCTTCGAGCACCAGGCGCTGCGGCTGCGCCTGGCCGATCTGCAGGCCCGCGTCGATCTGCTCCGCCACGGCCTACACGGCATCGCCGCCCAGGGCCGGTTGGATCTGCGGGCCGCCGCGGCGGTGAAGGTCAGCGCCGCCCGGCTGGGCGAAGAGGTGATCGGCGAATGCATGCATATCTTCGGCGGCTCGGGCTATCTGATCGACGAGACCCCGCTCGGCCGGTGGTGGCGCGACATGAAACTGGCCCGGGTCGGCGGCGGCACCGACGAGGTGCTCTGGGAGCTGGTCGCCGCCGGTATGCGCCCCGACCACGACGGCTACGCCGAGTTGTTCGGGGCCTCCCCGTCGGACTGA
- the mbtM gene encoding long-chain-fatty acid--ACP ligase MbtM, which yields MSALADALTRAMSSSPNDLMVLDRDTGDWIRHPWPLVHARAASVAAGVLDVDDGNAVGLVGEPTADLVAAIQGAWLAGRSVSVLPGPVRGADTEQWARSTLDRFTRIGVGVVFSNGTALDLLGAAQPSLPVLDVAEAAGTGRTVTPVPAAPGVAAVLQGTAGSTGTPRTAQLSPEAVLANLRGLIERVDVVRGVDVGCSWLPLYHDMGLTFLLTSALAGIPVWLAPTTAFAASPFRWLQWLHDSRATLTAAPNFAYNVIGKYARRVPDVDLSSVRMAINGGEPVDCTGMDRFCTEMARFGFSAGAVCASYGLAEATCAVTVPVPGEGLRYDDVPADEPGTPARRHAVLGTPIPGLQVRIARGGEHRDIGGREVGEIEIRGESMMTGYLGEAPLDPDSWFATGDLGYLTDDGLVVCGRAKEVISVAGRNVFPTEIERVAAEVRGVREGAVVAVAADGERPGLVITAEFRGRDASGARSQLVSRVAAECGVVPADVVFVSPGTLPRTSSGKLRRLEVKNNLEAVHS from the coding sequence GTGAGTGCGCTGGCCGACGCCCTCACCCGGGCGATGAGTTCCTCACCGAACGACCTGATGGTCCTCGACCGCGACACCGGCGACTGGATTCGCCACCCCTGGCCGCTGGTGCACGCGCGGGCCGCCAGTGTCGCCGCCGGTGTCCTCGACGTCGACGACGGCAACGCCGTCGGCCTGGTGGGCGAGCCGACCGCCGATCTCGTCGCCGCAATCCAGGGGGCGTGGTTGGCCGGCCGCAGCGTCTCGGTGCTGCCGGGGCCGGTCCGCGGCGCCGACACCGAGCAATGGGCCCGCTCGACGTTGGACCGGTTCACCCGGATCGGGGTCGGGGTCGTGTTCAGCAACGGCACCGCGTTGGACCTGCTCGGCGCCGCACAGCCGTCGCTTCCGGTTCTCGATGTCGCCGAAGCGGCCGGTACGGGGCGCACGGTCACTCCGGTGCCCGCTGCCCCCGGGGTGGCGGCGGTGCTGCAGGGAACCGCGGGGTCCACCGGGACCCCGCGCACCGCGCAGCTCTCCCCGGAGGCGGTCCTGGCCAACCTGCGGGGGCTCATCGAGCGGGTCGATGTCGTACGAGGGGTCGACGTCGGCTGCTCCTGGCTCCCGCTCTACCACGACATGGGGCTGACGTTTCTGCTCACCAGCGCCCTGGCGGGCATCCCGGTGTGGCTGGCGCCCACCACCGCGTTCGCCGCCTCACCGTTTCGCTGGCTGCAGTGGCTCCACGACAGTCGCGCGACCCTGACCGCCGCGCCCAACTTCGCCTACAACGTCATCGGCAAATACGCCCGCCGGGTTCCCGACGTGGATCTGAGCAGCGTACGCATGGCCATCAACGGCGGCGAACCGGTCGACTGCACCGGCATGGACCGCTTCTGCACCGAAATGGCGCGGTTCGGCTTCTCCGCGGGGGCGGTCTGTGCGTCCTACGGCCTGGCGGAGGCCACCTGCGCGGTGACCGTGCCCGTCCCCGGAGAAGGCCTGCGCTACGACGACGTTCCCGCTGACGAACCGGGCACTCCGGCCCGGCGCCACGCGGTCCTGGGCACCCCGATCCCGGGACTGCAGGTCCGGATCGCCCGTGGCGGCGAGCACCGCGACATCGGCGGGCGCGAGGTCGGCGAGATCGAGATCCGGGGCGAGTCGATGATGACCGGCTACCTCGGCGAAGCGCCACTCGATCCGGACTCCTGGTTTGCCACAGGTGATTTGGGATATCTCACCGACGACGGGCTGGTCGTCTGCGGGCGGGCCAAGGAGGTCATCTCGGTGGCCGGACGCAATGTCTTCCCCACCGAGATCGAACGGGTGGCCGCCGAGGTGCGCGGGGTCCGAGAGGGGGCCGTCGTGGCCGTGGCCGCCGACGGGGAGCGTCCCGGGTTGGTGATCACCGCCGAGTTTCGTGGCCGGGATGCCTCCGGTGCGCGCAGCCAACTGGTGTCCCGGGTCGCCGCCGAATGCGGTGTGGTGCCGGCCGACGTGGTGTTCGTCTCCCCCGGCACACTGCCCCGCACCTCGTCGGGAAAGCTGCGCCGGCTCGAAGTCAAGAACAATCTGGAAGCAGTGCACTCATGA
- a CDS encoding (2,3-dihydroxybenzoyl)adenylate synthase — MPSQEFVAYPVERATAYRSAGYFAGLPLDTILTDAARRRPRHRAVLDDTTALTYAELDAAADRLAAGLAGAGITPGDRVLLQLPNGCRFVVALFALLRAGAVPVLCLPGHRRADLAHFLEVSGATTLVIADTAGGFDYRAMATQLVEDRPGLRVIVAGDAGPFLPWEELDAASAAARRPPIDPQQPALLLASGGTTGAPKLIPRTHDDYRYNVTASAGVCALSCDDVYLAVLPAAHNFALACPGLLGALSVGATVVFTTDPSPESAFATITRHGVTVTALVPTLATLWAQACEWEPVTPDTLRLLQVGGAKLGPDEARLLRDALGTEVQQVFGMAEGLLCYTRPGDAAELVEHTQGRPLCVDDELLVVGDDGTPAEPGVEGELWVRGPYTINGYYNAEAVNKRAFNPDGFFRSGDQVRLRQDGYLEVTGRIKDVIQRAGETVAAEELEVHLLAHPAISAAAAVGLPDPYLGEQICAAVVFHADPLTLTQLHHHLEGRGVAAHARPDTVVAMAALPTTAVGKVDKKAIVRLISVDTEPAGDR, encoded by the coding sequence ATGCCGTCGCAGGAATTCGTGGCCTATCCCGTCGAGCGTGCGACGGCGTATCGGTCGGCCGGCTACTTCGCGGGGCTGCCCCTCGACACGATCCTGACCGATGCCGCGCGCCGGCGGCCTCGGCACCGCGCGGTACTCGACGACACCACCGCGCTGACGTACGCCGAACTCGATGCGGCGGCCGACCGCCTCGCGGCAGGGCTGGCCGGGGCCGGTATCACCCCCGGCGACCGGGTGCTGCTCCAACTGCCCAACGGGTGCCGTTTCGTGGTGGCGCTGTTCGCGCTGCTGCGCGCCGGCGCCGTCCCGGTGCTGTGCCTGCCCGGCCATCGCCGTGCCGACCTGGCCCATTTCCTCGAGGTCAGCGGAGCCACCACCCTGGTGATCGCCGACACCGCCGGCGGTTTCGACTACCGTGCGATGGCCACCCAGCTGGTCGAGGACCGCCCGGGCTTGCGGGTCATCGTCGCCGGCGATGCGGGACCGTTCCTGCCCTGGGAGGAGCTCGACGCGGCGAGCGCGGCTGCCCGACGCCCCCCGATCGACCCCCAGCAGCCGGCGCTGCTGTTGGCTTCCGGCGGCACCACCGGCGCGCCGAAACTCATCCCGCGCACCCACGACGACTACCGCTACAACGTCACCGCCAGCGCCGGAGTCTGCGCCCTGAGCTGCGACGACGTCTATCTGGCGGTCTTGCCGGCCGCCCACAATTTCGCGCTGGCCTGCCCGGGGCTGCTCGGAGCGCTGTCGGTCGGCGCCACCGTGGTGTTCACCACCGACCCCAGCCCCGAGTCGGCGTTCGCCACGATCACCCGCCACGGTGTCACCGTCACCGCCCTGGTGCCGACGCTCGCGACGCTGTGGGCGCAGGCCTGCGAGTGGGAGCCGGTGACCCCCGATACGCTGCGGCTGCTGCAGGTCGGGGGCGCCAAACTGGGCCCGGACGAGGCCCGGCTGCTCCGCGACGCGCTCGGCACCGAGGTGCAGCAGGTGTTCGGGATGGCCGAGGGGCTGCTCTGCTATACCCGCCCCGGGGATGCCGCCGAGCTGGTGGAGCACACCCAGGGACGCCCCCTGTGTGTCGATGACGAGCTACTGGTCGTCGGCGACGACGGCACACCCGCCGAGCCCGGTGTCGAGGGGGAGCTGTGGGTGCGCGGCCCCTACACCATCAACGGCTACTACAACGCCGAGGCGGTCAACAAACGAGCATTCAACCCGGACGGCTTTTTCCGCTCCGGCGACCAGGTGCGCTTGCGGCAGGACGGATACCTCGAGGTCACCGGGCGGATCAAGGACGTGATCCAGCGGGCCGGCGAGACCGTCGCCGCCGAAGAGCTCGAGGTCCATCTGCTGGCCCACCCCGCGATCAGCGCGGCGGCGGCAGTCGGCCTGCCCGACCCCTACCTGGGCGAACAGATCTGCGCCGCAGTCGTTTTCCACGCAGACCCGCTGACGCTGACCCAACTCCACCACCACCTGGAGGGCCGCGGGGTGGCCGCCCACGCGCGACCGGACACCGTGGTGGCGATGGCGGCCCTGCCCACCACCGCGGTCGGCAAGGTCGACAAGAAGGCCATTGTCCGGCTGATCAGCGTCGACACCGAGCCGGCCGGCGACCGGTGA